One part of the Amblyraja radiata isolate CabotCenter1 chromosome 43, sAmbRad1.1.pri, whole genome shotgun sequence genome encodes these proteins:
- the LOC116967981 gene encoding histone H1-like — protein MSETAAAEAAPPPAQTKAPKKKAAAARKKTAGPKLGERIDKIVADCQERRGMSLVAVSKGLVACGIDVEKYHKLIKVTIKRKLETGSLVQTKGKGASGSFKAAAKEGAVKMAKKPASKVSKTKNPTVKKTPSKKPPAKKISKKTVNKKSPAKRVGVKKSPAKKVGVKKPTPKRPVAKKSAAKKAAPKSPRKAPVTKVKVVKTSRKASKPKPAAKVLKKTTRK, from the coding sequence ATGAGCGAGACCGCAGCCGCCGAAGCGGCTCCTCCGCCCGCCCAAACCAAGGCTCCCAAGAAGAAGGCGGCGGCCGCCCGGAAAAAGACCGCCGGTCCCAAGCTGGGGGAACGGATCGACAAGATTGTTGCGGATTGCCAGGAACGGCGAGGAATGTCCCTGGTGGCGGTATCGAAGGGACTGGTCGCCTGCGGTATCGATGTTGAAAAGTACCACAAGCTCATCAAGGTGACCATCAAGAGGAAATTGGAAACCGGCTCCCTGGTTCAGACCAAGGGCAAGGGCGCCTCGGGCTCCTTCAAGGCCGCTGCGAAAGAAGGCGCCGTGAAAATGGCAAAGAAACCAGCGTCCAAGGTTTCGAAGACCAAAAATCCGACCGTCAAAAAAACCCCGTCCAAGAAACCACCGGCAAAGAAAATATCCAAGAAAACTGTAAACAAAAAATCTCCCGCCAAGAGAGTTGGGGTAAAGAAATCTCCCGCCAAGAAAGTTGGGGTCAAGAAACCAACACCTAAGAGACCGGTGGCTAAGAAATCAGCTGCCAAGAAGGCGGCGCCCAAGAGCCCCAGGAAGGCCCCAGTAACAAAGGTGAAAGTGGTCAAGACGTCGAGAAAAGCGTCGAAGCCGAAACCAGCGGCGAAAGTCCTGAAGAAAACGACAAGAAAATGA
- the LOC116967982 gene encoding histone H4, translating into MSGRGKGGKGLGKGGAKRHRKVLRDNIQGITKPAIRRLARRGGVKRISGLIYEETRGVLKVFLENVIRDAVTYTEHAKRKTVTAMDVVYALKRQGRTLYGFGG; encoded by the coding sequence ATGTCTGGCAGAGGGAAAGGAGGCAAAGGACTGGGCAAAGGCGGAGCCAAACGGCATCGCAAAGTACTTCGCGATAATATCCAAGGCATCACCAAACCAGCTATCCGCCGCCTGGCTCGGCGTGGCGGTGTCAAGCGAATCTCTGGTCTCATCTACGAGGAGACCCGTGGGGTGCTGAAGGTTTTCTTGGAGAATGTGATCAGGGATGCGGTCACCTACACCGAGCACGCCAAGCGTAAGACGGTCACTGCCATGGATGTGGTGTACGCTCTGAAACGCCAGGGCCGCACTCTCTATGGCTTCGGCGGTTGA
- the LOC116968048 gene encoding late histone H2B.L4-like encodes MPDAPKVKVAKKGAKKAVSKPAGKAGKKRRRSRKESYGIYIYKVMKQVHPDTGISSKAMSIMNSFVNDIFERIAGEASRLAHYNKRSTISSREIQTAVRLLLPGELAKHAVSEGTKAVTKYTSSK; translated from the coding sequence ATGCCTGACGCACCGAAAGTGAAAGTGGCCAAGAAGGGCGCCAAGAAAGCCGTGTCCAAACCTGCAGGCAAGGCCGGTAAGAAGCGCAGGAGGTCGAGGAAGGAGAGTTACGGCATCTACATCTACAAAGTGATGAAGCAGGTTCACCCCGACACCGGCATCTCCTCCAAGGCCATGAGCATCATGAACTCGTTCGTCAACGATATTTTCGAGCGCATCGCGGGTGAGGCTTCCCGCTTGGCTCATTACAACAAGCGGTCGACCATCAGCTCCCGGGAGATCCAGACCGCCGTGCGCCTGCTGCTGCCCGGGGAGCTGGCCAAGCACGCCGTGTCGGAAGGGACAAAGGCGGTGACCAAGTATACCAGTTCGAAGTAA